A genomic region of Balearica regulorum gibbericeps isolate bBalReg1 chromosome 8, bBalReg1.pri, whole genome shotgun sequence contains the following coding sequences:
- the TMEM121 gene encoding transmembrane protein 121, whose product MVLPPPDKRHVCLTTIVIMTSMAFMDAYLVEQNQGPRKIGVCIIVLVGDICFLIVLRYVAVWVGAEVKTAKRGYAMILWFLYIFVLEIKLYFIFQNYKADKKNLETVARKALTLLLSICVPGLYLVLVALDSMEYIRTFRKKEDLRGRLFWVALDLLDILDIQANLWEPHRTGLPIWAEGLMFFYCYILLLILPCVSLSEISMQGEHIAPQKMMLYPVLSLVTINIVTIFIRAINMVLFQDSRVSTIFIGKNIIAIATKACTFLEYKRQVKEFPQNAIALELQQNSLSHNQTIHSAQGIPHEPSPTSEILDT is encoded by the coding sequence ATGGTGCTGCCGCCGCCCGACAAGCGCCACGTCTGTCTGACCACCATCGTCATCATGACCAGCATGGCCTTCATGGACGCCTACCTGGTGGAGCAGAACCAGGGGCCCCGCAAGATCGGCGTCTGCATCATCGTGCTGGTGGGGGACATCTGCTTCCTCATTGTGCTGCGCTACGTGGCAGTGTGGGTGGGGGCCGAGGTGAAGACGGCCAAACGGGGCTATGCCATGATTCTGTGGTTCCTCTACATCTTCGTGCTTGAGATCAAGCTGTATTTCATCTTTCAGAATTACAAAGCAGACAAGAAGAACCTGGAGACGGTGGCCAGGAAAGCCCTGACCTTGCTCCTCTCCATCTGTGTGCCGGGGCTCTACCTGGTGCTGGTGGCCTTGGACAGCATGGAGTACATACGGACCTTTCGGAAGAAAGAGGACTTGAGGGGACGCCTCTTCTGGGTGGCCCTCGACCTGCTGGATATCTTGGACATCCAGGCCAACCTGTGGGAGCCGCACAGGACCGGCCTGCCCATCTGGGCAGAGGGGCTCATGTTCTTCTACTGCTACATACTCCTCCTGATCCTGCCTTGCGTGTCCCTCAGTGAGATCAGCATGCAAGGGGAGCACATTGCCCCACAAAAAATGATGCTCTACCCCGTCCTCAGCCTGGTCACCATTAATATCGTCACCATCTTCATCCGGGCCATCAACATGGTCTTGTTCCAGGACAGCAGGGTCTCCACCATCTTTATTGGCAAGAACATCATCGCGATCGCCACCAAGGCGTGCACCTTCCTCGAGTACAAGCGGCAGGTGAAGGAGTTCCCCCAGAACGCCATCGCCCTGGAGCTCCAGCAGAACTCCCTCTCCCACAACCAGACCATCCACAGCGCACAGGGCATCCCCCATGAGCCGTCGCCCACCAGCGAGATCCTCGACACATGA